A genomic region of Arachis stenosperma cultivar V10309 chromosome 9, arast.V10309.gnm1.PFL2, whole genome shotgun sequence contains the following coding sequences:
- the LOC130951033 gene encoding RING-H2 finger protein ATL16, translating to MDLVMRRHMIYVSLSESESISPNPGTDHAHSSSGTSFPIIAIAIIGIMATAFLLVSYYIFVIKCCLNWHRIDILRRFSPSRRRGGSDDPALAVYSSGIQAEPRGLDEAVIRLIPVIGYKNSQHSSCECAVCLNEFQEHDKLRIIPNCSHVFHIDCIDVWLQNNANCPLCRTSISLTSRFSIHQLLTPPTIYSSSPPSSSSSSSSSSPQQLIEDEDFVVIELGDERVRGLESSPLPRTCSVVSSSPRKKGMKLKKVTSMGDECIDMRGNKDENFSVQPIRRSFSMDSSGDRKFYLAVQEALKQQQQQQQQHNNTIEGCSGGSASGRAKRSFFSFGYGSGRSRSSVLPVLLDS from the coding sequence ATGGATCTTGTAATGAGAAGACACATGATTTATGTGTCATTGTCAGAGTCAGAATCTATTTCTCCAAATCCAGGGACTGATCATGCGCATTCATCTTCAGGAACGAGCTTTCCAATCATAGCAATTGCCATAATAGGAATAATGGCCACAGCATTCTTGCTAGTAAGCTACTACATCTTTGTCATCAAATGCTGCCTCAATTGGCACCGAATCGATATCTTGCGGCGGTTCTCTCCTTCCAGAAGGCGCGGCGGCAGCGACGATCCAGCCTTAGCAGTATACTCAAGCGGAATACAAGCAGAGCCTCGGGGGCTGGACGAGGCGGTTATAAGGCTAATTCCGGTGATTGGGTACAAGAATTCGCAGCACAGCAGCTGCGAATGCGCGGTTTGCTTGAATGAATTTCAAGAGCATGACAAGCTAAGGATTATTCCAAATTGTAGCCATGTTTTTCACATTGATTGCATTGATGTTTGGCTTCAGAACAATGCAAATTGCCCTCTTTGTAGGACAAGCATTTCATTAACAAGTAGGTTCAGCATTCATCAGCTTCTAACTCCTCCAACAatttattcttcttctcctccttcttcttcttcttcttcttcatcttcatcacCACAACAATTGATTGAAGATGAAGACTTTGTTGTTATTGAATTGGGTGATGAGCGTGTTCGTGGTTTGGAATCATCACCATTACCAAGAACATGTTCTGTTGTTAGTTCTTCACCAAGGAAGAAAGGAATGAAGCTGAAGAAAGTGACAAGCATGGGGGATGAGTGCATTGACATGAGAGGCAATAAAGATGAGAACTTTTCAGTGCAACCAATCAGAAGATCTTTCTCTATGGATTCTTCAGGGGATAGGAAATTCTATTTGGCAGTTCAAGAAGCTTTgaagcagcaacaacaacagcagcaACAGCACAACAACACCATTGAAGGCTGCAGTGGTGGAAGTGCAAGTGGAAGAGCTAAGAGATCATTCTTTTCATTTGGATATGGAAGTGGCAGATCCAGAAGTTCCGTGCTACCTGTTCTTTTGGACTCTTAA